In Anaerostipes hadrus ATCC 29173 = JCM 17467, a single genomic region encodes these proteins:
- the pknB gene encoding Stk1 family PASTA domain-containing Ser/Thr kinase — translation MLEIGTMLSGRYEVLKRVGSGGMADVYMAKDHKLNRNVAVKVLKSEYVEDEKFLKKFETEAQAVARLSHPNIVNVYDVGIEDGINYIVMELAEGMTLKEYIRRKGYLSPKETVEISLQIASAISHAHKNHIIHRDIKPQNILVSEIGNVKVTDFGIAKATSSNTVTSTATAMGSVHYISPEQAKGRFCDEKSDIYSLGITMYEMVTGHVPFDHENGVTIALMHLQNEITPPSQVRDGIPDSLEKIILKCTMKKPEDRYQTADELIADLKLVFEDTSGEYVGIVPTIDDSPTIMIDQNELTQRIQTNDDTQPVEDSDSNAYLEEDDEEEETGMNSKIEKLVIVLAAVVGAIILISIVVFVVKSSGLFKSGKSTTQSTIAATTEAKHHNTTEKYTVDNYIGLSLEAAREAIDNKFKINVTEEYSDTYAKGLVMQQDPESDTELEEGKTIKLVVSKGQKIEDKVSVPDVRSKTKSGAQSELKAAGLKVSIKEAYSDDVAKGEVISQTPSHGSKVSKNTTVVITVSKGKKEDQTVSVPNLRYYTESEASQKLQRVGLSLGSVLTEYSDSVEKGLVIRQRISSGSKVKKGTAVGIYVSLGPRQTATTADEESTTTDEE, via the coding sequence ATGTTAGAGATTGGCACGATGCTGTCAGGCCGTTATGAAGTGCTAAAGCGCGTTGGAAGCGGTGGAATGGCAGACGTTTATATGGCGAAAGACCATAAATTAAACCGGAACGTCGCAGTGAAGGTTTTAAAAAGTGAATACGTAGAAGATGAGAAATTTTTAAAGAAATTCGAGACAGAGGCACAGGCAGTTGCAAGGCTGTCTCATCCTAATATCGTGAATGTATACGATGTTGGAATTGAAGATGGGATCAATTATATTGTTATGGAGCTTGCAGAAGGGATGACTCTGAAAGAATATATCCGAAGAAAAGGGTATTTATCTCCGAAGGAGACGGTAGAGATTTCCCTGCAGATCGCGTCAGCGATCTCACATGCCCATAAGAATCATATTATTCATAGAGATATTAAACCACAGAATATTTTAGTTTCAGAGATTGGGAATGTAAAGGTCACAGACTTTGGAATTGCGAAGGCAACAAGTAGCAATACCGTTACATCAACAGCAACAGCGATGGGATCTGTGCATTACATTTCTCCAGAACAAGCAAAAGGAAGATTCTGTGATGAAAAAAGTGATATTTATTCTTTAGGTATCACGATGTATGAGATGGTAACAGGACATGTGCCATTTGATCATGAAAATGGTGTAACGATCGCATTGATGCATCTGCAGAATGAGATCACACCGCCAAGTCAGGTCAGAGATGGAATTCCAGACAGTTTAGAGAAGATCATTTTAAAATGTACAATGAAGAAGCCAGAAGACCGCTATCAGACAGCAGATGAATTGATCGCAGATCTGAAACTCGTGTTTGAAGATACTTCTGGTGAATATGTGGGAATTGTTCCAACGATTGATGATTCTCCAACGATCATGATCGATCAGAACGAACTGACACAGAGAATCCAGACAAATGATGACACACAGCCTGTGGAAGATTCAGATAGCAATGCATATCTGGAAGAGGATGATGAGGAAGAAGAAACAGGAATGAACTCAAAGATCGAGAAACTTGTCATTGTTCTTGCAGCAGTGGTAGGTGCGATCATTTTGATTTCTATTGTCGTATTTGTTGTCAAAAGTTCTGGATTATTCAAATCAGGAAAATCAACAACACAAAGTACGATCGCAGCAACAACAGAAGCCAAACATCACAATACTACAGAAAAATATACAGTTGATAATTATATCGGATTGTCTTTAGAAGCAGCTAGAGAGGCGATTGATAACAAGTTCAAGATCAACGTGACAGAAGAATATTCCGATACGTATGCAAAAGGACTGGTCATGCAGCAAGATCCAGAAAGCGATACGGAATTAGAAGAAGGAAAAACGATCAAGTTAGTTGTGAGCAAAGGACAGAAGATTGAAGATAAAGTTTCAGTACCTGATGTGCGAAGTAAGACAAAGTCTGGTGCACAGAGTGAATTAAAAGCAGCAGGACTCAAAGTCTCAATAAAAGAAGCTTACAGTGATGATGTTGCGAAAGGAGAAGTTATCTCTCAGACTCCATCACATGGAAGTAAAGTTTCGAAAAATACAACTGTTGTGATCACAGTCAGCAAAGGCAAGAAGGAAGATCAGACGGTCAGCGTTCCAAATCTTCGTTATTACACGGAATCTGAAGCAAGTCAGAAACTGCAAAGAGTCGGATTATCATTGGGAAGTGTTTTAACAGAATATAGTGACAGTGTGGAAAAAGGACTTGTCATTCGTCAGAGGATCAGTTCTGGAAGCAAGGTTAAGAAGGGAACAGCCGTTGGGATCTATGTCAGTCTTGGACCTCGTCAGACAGCGACAACAGCGGATGAAGAATCAACAACAACAGATGAAGAATAA
- a CDS encoding gamma carbonic anhydrase family protein, with protein sequence MNYKQAKIADSAKVAKETVLVGNITIGEESTVLFFTAMRCEGEESIVIGNQSNIQENCTIHVDEGNSVKIGDGVTVGHNSVIHGCQIGDNSMIGMGSVVMNGAKIGNHCLIGAGSLVTQNTVIPDRSLVMGSPARVKRTLTEDEIKYLEGSREEYVEVGKLLREDGIL encoded by the coding sequence ATGAATTACAAACAGGCAAAGATCGCTGATTCAGCAAAAGTAGCAAAAGAAACTGTTTTAGTTGGGAATATTACTATAGGAGAAGAATCTACGGTACTGTTCTTTACAGCAATGCGCTGTGAAGGAGAAGAGTCCATTGTGATCGGAAATCAGAGTAATATACAGGAAAATTGTACGATCCATGTAGATGAAGGGAATAGTGTAAAAATCGGCGATGGAGTGACAGTTGGACATAACAGCGTGATCCATGGATGCCAGATCGGAGATAATTCCATGATCGGGATGGGATCTGTTGTTATGAATGGAGCAAAGATCGGTAATCACTGCTTGATCGGGGCAGGAAGTCTTGTAACACAAAATACAGTGATCCCAGATAGATCTTTAGTTATGGGAAGTCCCGCAAGAGTCAAGCGTACATTGACAGAGGACGAGATCAAATATCTTGAGGGAAGCAGAGAAGAATATGTAGAAGTAGGAAAGCTGCTTCGAGAAGATGGGATACTTTAA
- a CDS encoding family 43 glycosylhydrolase: protein MYQLYYQPEGIWVGDIMPYGKEGQFYVYHQRDTRNPGPFGEPFGWALATTKDFVDYKDYGESLKRGTDEEADQFIYAGSVFETEAGFHAFYTGYNREFLKAGKTSQTLLHATSKDGITWEKSKEALEIPPQEGYDKRNWRDPFVLWDEEREEYLLILGARKGEDKRKQTGRLVHFTSKDLKKWEFKGDFWAPGIYTMFEMPEIFKMGDWWYLVFSEYSEGNKIHYRRSKNLYGPWEAPFDDAFDGRAYYAGRTAFDGERRVLFGWVPTRIDNDDKNAYLWGGTFVPHEVFQKEDGTLGVKPVDQMMEAFDGWKDLFNPCMKTIDTKEETLLCEDTGSIAAFKTTVKFEEGTKEFSIRFYKDEETEVSYEYRFFVEENKVVFNKCPNYPWYQCFNIGLERPIKLEADKEYEICLIIDQDISTLYINGTALNARLCDHPGNGLALTVTDGTLEAKNTKIATKINK, encoded by the coding sequence ATGTATCAGTTATATTATCAGCCAGAAGGTATTTGGGTAGGAGATATTATGCCTTATGGAAAAGAAGGTCAGTTTTATGTATATCATCAGAGAGATACAAGAAATCCAGGACCTTTTGGAGAACCATTCGGTTGGGCATTAGCAACAACAAAAGATTTTGTAGATTACAAAGACTATGGAGAAAGCTTAAAGCGTGGAACGGATGAAGAAGCAGATCAGTTCATCTATGCAGGAAGTGTTTTTGAAACAGAGGCAGGATTTCATGCATTTTATACAGGATATAATAGAGAATTCTTAAAGGCAGGAAAGACATCACAGACATTGCTTCACGCTACAAGCAAAGATGGGATCACATGGGAGAAATCGAAAGAAGCATTAGAGATTCCTCCACAGGAAGGATATGATAAGAGAAACTGGAGAGATCCATTTGTCCTATGGGATGAGGAAAGAGAAGAATATCTGTTGATCCTTGGAGCAAGAAAGGGAGAAGATAAGAGAAAACAGACAGGACGTCTCGTACATTTCACATCAAAAGATTTAAAGAAATGGGAATTTAAAGGAGATTTCTGGGCACCAGGAATCTACACAATGTTTGAGATGCCAGAGATCTTTAAGATGGGAGACTGGTGGTATCTTGTATTCTCAGAATACAGTGAGGGTAATAAAATCCATTACAGAAGAAGCAAGAACCTATACGGGCCTTGGGAAGCACCATTTGATGATGCATTTGACGGTAGAGCATACTATGCAGGACGTACAGCATTTGATGGAGAACGAAGAGTACTTTTTGGATGGGTGCCAACAAGAATCGATAACGATGACAAGAACGCATACTTGTGGGGAGGAACTTTCGTGCCACACGAAGTATTCCAGAAAGAAGATGGAACACTTGGGGTAAAACCGGTAGACCAGATGATGGAAGCATTCGATGGTTGGAAAGATTTATTTAACCCTTGTATGAAAACGATTGACACAAAAGAAGAAACACTTCTTTGTGAAGATACAGGAAGCATCGCAGCATTCAAAACCACTGTAAAATTTGAAGAAGGAACGAAAGAATTTTCTATCAGATTTTACAAAGATGAAGAAACAGAAGTTTCATATGAATACAGATTCTTTGTGGAAGAAAATAAAGTTGTCTTTAACAAATGTCCAAATTATCCATGGTATCAGTGCTTTAACATTGGACTTGAGCGTCCGATCAAATTGGAAGCAGACAAAGAATATGAAATCTGTCTGATCATAGACCAGGATATTTCAACATTATATATTAATGGAACGGCATTAAATGCAAGATTATGTGATCATCCAGGAAATGGATTGGCACTGACAGTGACAGATGGTACACTAGAAGCAAAAAACACAAAAATAGCAACAAAAATAAACAAATAA
- the rsgA gene encoding ribosome small subunit-dependent GTPase A: MQGKIIKGIAGFYYVQTEDKLYECKAKGIFRNKKMKPLVGDNVEIDILDETEQEGNITKIYERHNELIRPAVSNVDQALIIFAAKNPKPNYNLLDRFLMMMEKQDVPVIVCFNKVDLAKEKELKLLEKVYENCGHIVRFISVKEEEGIDEIRELIHGKTTVLAGPSGVGKSSLMNLLQPEAQMETGEVSEKIKRGRHTTRHSELIRIEKDTYVLDTPGFSSLFIHMFEEDEIKDYFQEFAPYEDECRFQGCSHTHEPDCGVKKALEEGKISKIRYDNYVNIYTELKEKRKW, translated from the coding sequence ATGCAAGGAAAGATCATAAAAGGAATCGCAGGATTTTATTACGTACAGACAGAAGATAAATTATATGAATGTAAGGCAAAGGGAATCTTCCGAAACAAGAAGATGAAACCGTTAGTCGGAGATAATGTAGAAATCGATATTTTAGATGAGACAGAGCAGGAAGGAAATATTACAAAGATCTATGAGAGACATAACGAGCTGATCCGTCCGGCTGTGTCAAATGTAGATCAGGCACTGATCATATTTGCAGCAAAGAATCCAAAGCCAAATTATAATCTGTTAGATCGTTTTCTGATGATGATGGAGAAACAGGATGTTCCTGTGATCGTCTGCTTTAACAAGGTAGATCTTGCAAAAGAAAAAGAACTGAAATTATTAGAGAAAGTCTACGAAAACTGTGGACATATCGTTCGTTTTATCAGCGTTAAGGAAGAAGAAGGAATTGACGAGATCAGGGAACTGATCCACGGTAAGACGACGGTTCTTGCTGGACCATCGGGGGTCGGAAAATCATCTTTGATGAACCTTCTGCAGCCAGAGGCACAGATGGAAACAGGGGAAGTCAGTGAGAAGATCAAGCGAGGGCGTCATACAACAAGACATTCAGAGCTGATACGTATCGAGAAAGATACGTATGTCCTAGACACCCCAGGGTTTAGTTCTTTATTCATTCATATGTTTGAAGAAGATGAGATCAAAGACTATTTTCAGGAATTCGCACCATATGAAGATGAATGCCGATTCCAGGGATGCAGTCATACACATGAACCAGACTGTGGAGTGAAAAAGGCATTGGAAGAAGGAAAGATCTCAAAGATCCGTTATGATAATTATGTAAATATTTATACAGAACTAAAAGAAAAGAGAAAATGGTAA
- a CDS encoding thiamine diphosphokinase, giving the protein MRVLILTGGTVEENFAKDYISKWNPDQVITADKGLLYAKRLNIKPDIILGDFDSCNKDIMQEFSTDKKIIVPCEKDDTDTGLAIQKAIETGADEILMIGGTGTRLDHVMGNFGQLFYAHSKGVKAELVDANNRIRVLNHEDTISKKDQFGKYVSLIPIYEARGVTLTGFKYPLKDHTLVFEQSLAISNELEAEEGIISFSEGKLLLIESRD; this is encoded by the coding sequence ATGCGAGTATTGATTTTAACAGGCGGAACAGTCGAAGAAAATTTCGCGAAAGACTATATCAGTAAATGGAACCCAGATCAGGTTATTACAGCTGATAAAGGACTGCTTTATGCTAAGAGACTGAATATAAAACCAGATATTATTTTAGGTGATTTTGACAGTTGCAATAAGGATATAATGCAAGAATTTTCAACAGACAAGAAGATTATCGTACCATGTGAAAAAGACGATACTGATACAGGACTTGCAATACAAAAAGCAATTGAGACAGGTGCAGATGAAATCCTTATGATAGGTGGAACTGGAACAAGACTCGATCATGTTATGGGCAATTTCGGACAGTTGTTTTACGCACACAGCAAAGGTGTGAAGGCAGAACTTGTTGATGCAAACAATCGTATCAGGGTTTTAAATCATGAAGATACAATATCAAAGAAAGACCAGTTTGGTAAATATGTATCCTTGATACCAATATATGAGGCACGAGGTGTCACACTAACAGGATTTAAATATCCATTAAAAGACCATACATTAGTGTTTGAGCAATCGCTCGCGATTAGTAATGAATTAGAAGCAGAAGAAGGAATCATTTCATTTAGTGAAGGAAAACTGCTTCTGATAGAAAGTAGAGATTGA
- the rlmN gene encoding 23S rRNA (adenine(2503)-C(2))-methyltransferase RlmN, with protein sequence MDLKSMTLQEMQEYMESIGEKKFRAKQIYEWFHKHLALSLDEMNNVPKKLKEKIEQTQEIYGVKPVDCFISKIDGTRKYLFELYDGNIIESVLMKYKHGNSVCISSQAGCRMGCKFCASTLGGLDRNLTPSEMLSQIYYIQRDTEERVSNVVMMGTGEPMDNYDNVLRFLELITSEDGLNISQRNITISTCGIVPKIKELAQKHLQITLAISLHSPNDEMRRGLMPIAMKYSIDELLDACHYYFKETNRRMTFEYSLVAGVNDQPVHAEELAGRLKGFPCHVNLIPVNPIKERDFKQSMPKSVMEFKKILEKNRVNVTIRREMGADINAACGQLRRKKLQSRL encoded by the coding sequence ATGGATTTAAAATCAATGACACTTCAGGAGATGCAGGAATATATGGAATCCATTGGTGAGAAGAAATTCCGTGCAAAACAGATTTATGAATGGTTTCACAAACATCTTGCTCTGTCTCTTGATGAGATGAATAATGTACCAAAAAAATTAAAAGAAAAGATCGAACAGACGCAGGAGATTTATGGTGTAAAACCTGTAGACTGCTTTATTTCAAAAATCGATGGTACAAGAAAATACTTATTTGAGTTATATGATGGGAATATTATCGAAAGTGTTTTGATGAAGTATAAACATGGAAATTCTGTTTGTATTTCATCTCAGGCAGGGTGCCGTATGGGATGTAAGTTTTGTGCATCTACGCTTGGAGGATTAGATCGTAATCTAACGCCATCTGAAATGCTTTCACAGATTTATTATATTCAAAGAGATACAGAAGAAAGAGTATCCAATGTTGTCATGATGGGAACAGGGGAACCGATGGATAATTATGATAACGTATTGAGATTTTTAGAACTGATCACATCAGAGGATGGATTAAATATCAGTCAGAGAAATATTACGATCTCAACGTGCGGGATCGTGCCAAAGATCAAAGAACTTGCTCAGAAACATTTACAGATCACATTGGCCATTTCTCTTCACTCACCAAATGATGAGATGAGAAGAGGACTGATGCCGATCGCAATGAAATATTCAATCGATGAGCTGCTAGATGCATGTCATTATTATTTTAAAGAGACAAACCGTAGGATGACATTTGAATACAGCCTTGTGGCAGGGGTTAATGACCAGCCAGTTCATGCAGAAGAATTAGCAGGCAGATTGAAAGGGTTTCCATGTCATGTAAACCTGATTCCAGTTAATCCGATCAAAGAGCGTGATTTTAAGCAATCTATGCCGAAATCCGTTATGGAATTTAAAAAGATACTTGAAAAAAATCGTGTAAATGTTACCATAAGAAGAGAAATGGGCGCAGATATCAATGCGGCCTGTGGACAGCTTAGAAGAAAAAAACTGCAGTCAAGATTGTAA
- a CDS encoding Stp1/IreP family PP2C-type Ser/Thr phosphatase, which yields MRSVGASHIGKVRTENQDRIFFHDQPVGNLKNLYIVADGMGGHRAGGHASSFAVERFVQLIEESKQTDPIELMKSSIASVNQEMIAESQSNEEYRGMGTTFVAATISDGKVTVMNIGDSRLYYGNQELTQITVDHSYVEELIHAGIMEREEGRFHPKKNVITRALGTVMATPDFFEFDAKDGYLLLCSDGLSNMISDEELKELLLEHSQIANKVNQMITRANEYGGKDNISLVIVDLKR from the coding sequence ATGCGATCCGTAGGGGCTTCACATATAGGCAAGGTAAGGACAGAGAATCAGGATAGGATTTTCTTTCATGACCAGCCTGTTGGGAACTTAAAAAATCTTTATATCGTGGCAGATGGAATGGGAGGACACCGTGCCGGTGGGCATGCCTCCTCTTTTGCAGTGGAACGATTTGTACAGCTGATCGAGGAATCGAAACAGACCGATCCGATCGAATTAATGAAATCATCCATTGCATCTGTGAATCAGGAAATGATCGCAGAAAGCCAGAGTAATGAAGAATATAGGGGAATGGGAACAACATTCGTTGCAGCAACCATCTCTGATGGCAAAGTAACGGTTATGAATATTGGTGATAGTAGATTATATTATGGAAATCAAGAATTAACACAGATTACAGTGGATCATTCTTATGTGGAAGAACTGATTCATGCAGGAATCATGGAAAGAGAGGAAGGAAGATTCCATCCAAAGAAGAATGTCATCACAAGAGCACTAGGTACCGTAATGGCGACACCAGATTTCTTTGAGTTTGATGCCAAAGATGGATATTTGCTTTTGTGCAGTGATGGACTTTCCAATATGATATCCGACGAAGAATTGAAGGAACTTCTTCTTGAGCACAGTCAGATTGCCAATAAGGTCAACCAGATGATCACCCGTGCGAACGAGTACGGAGGAAAAGACAATATTTCATTGGTAATTGTGGATTTAAAGAGATGA
- the rsmB gene encoding 16S rRNA (cytosine(967)-C(5))-methyltransferase RsmB, which produces MQNPRECALDVLIKVDKKEELSHIAISNVLEKYQFSEKRDRAFFTRLVEGTLERQITIDYVADQFSKTKIRKCKPLIRALLRMGIYQILYMDQVPDSAACNEAVKLAKKRGFSRLSGFVNGVLRNISRKKDEIQYPSREKNLETYLSVAYSIPEWIIKFFQKTYDNETVEKIIASYLEERKTTLCCLISKGGKEAVRKELEAEGVTVEDGSLIENAVQISDYDFLYRLKAFREGSCYVQDESSMLCAKLASVQKEQFVMDLCSAPGGKSLYVADQLKGSGRVLSRDLTEYKTDLIEDNIDRVGFTNMESEVFDARVLDEEHIEAADIVIADVPCSGLGIMGKKNDIKYHISEEGMKDLVKLQREILANAVQYVKHGGTLIYSTCTINPAENEENFRWILDHFDFEAVDITKELPKDLKIETAQEGFIQLLPGIHPCDGFFIGKLRRK; this is translated from the coding sequence ATGCAAAATCCGAGAGAATGTGCATTGGATGTACTGATCAAAGTAGATAAAAAAGAAGAATTATCACACATCGCAATTTCAAATGTATTAGAAAAATACCAGTTTTCTGAAAAAAGAGACCGCGCATTTTTTACAAGACTGGTGGAAGGAACTTTAGAGCGTCAGATCACGATCGACTATGTTGCAGATCAGTTCTCAAAGACGAAGATCAGAAAATGTAAACCACTGATCCGTGCATTGCTTCGTATGGGAATCTATCAGATTCTTTATATGGATCAGGTTCCAGATTCTGCTGCATGTAATGAGGCAGTGAAACTTGCAAAGAAACGAGGATTTTCTCGATTATCAGGTTTTGTGAACGGTGTACTTCGTAATATTTCAAGGAAGAAAGATGAGATCCAATATCCATCAAGAGAGAAGAATCTTGAGACATATTTATCAGTTGCTTATTCTATTCCAGAATGGATCATAAAATTCTTTCAGAAGACATATGATAACGAAACAGTAGAGAAGATCATAGCTTCTTATCTGGAAGAGAGAAAAACAACATTATGTTGTCTGATCTCCAAGGGTGGGAAAGAAGCTGTCAGAAAAGAACTGGAAGCAGAAGGCGTTACAGTAGAAGATGGAAGTTTGATCGAAAATGCAGTGCAGATCTCAGATTATGATTTTTTGTATCGTTTGAAAGCATTTCGTGAAGGAAGTTGTTATGTACAGGATGAAAGTTCTATGTTGTGTGCCAAACTTGCCAGTGTCCAGAAAGAGCAGTTTGTGATGGATCTTTGCAGTGCACCAGGTGGTAAGTCCTTATATGTTGCAGATCAGCTGAAGGGAAGCGGGCGAGTGTTATCAAGGGATCTTACGGAATATAAGACAGATCTGATCGAAGATAACATTGATCGTGTTGGATTTACGAATATGGAATCCGAAGTATTTGATGCGAGAGTGTTGGATGAAGAACATATTGAAGCTGCGGATATTGTGATCGCAGATGTACCATGTTCAGGACTTGGGATCATGGGAAAGAAAAATGATATTAAATACCACATTTCAGAAGAAGGCATGAAGGATCTTGTGAAGTTGCAGCGAGAGATTCTTGCAAATGCAGTGCAATATGTCAAGCATGGAGGTACATTGATCTATAGTACCTGCACGATCAATCCAGCAGAGAATGAAGAAAATTTCCGATGGATTCTTGATCACTTTGATTTTGAAGCAGTTGATATTACAAAAGAACTGCCAAAGGATCTAAAGATTGAAACTGCCCAAGAAGGATTTATTCAGTTGTTGCCAGGAATACATCCATGTGATGGATTCTTTATTGGTAAATTAAGGAGAAAATAA
- a CDS encoding LacI family DNA-binding transcriptional regulator, with amino-acid sequence MKPGIKDVAKVAGVSPTTVSRVLNNRGYISEETRKKVYDAMEEINYYPNEIARALLNNRTYFVGVIVPTVTSPFHGEVVEQIEYYLSQKNYKMLLCNSKNQMDTEKAYIDMLRRNQVDGMIVGTHNAVVETYSKLKMPVVGIDRYLGEHIPVVSCDNYAAGQMATRHLIDKGCQHILCIRGNSKLKMPGNNRSQAYIQEMEKVGLPQMILEVPFIMENVEKQKLIYDMLNAHPEIDGIFAGDDSLAVIALHVARQKGINIPKDLKIIGVDGTKQILGFVPELTTIQQPVKQIAKVAVDKLIDLIEGKTAESCMDLPVKLLEGQTT; translated from the coding sequence ATGAAACCTGGAATAAAAGATGTGGCAAAAGTAGCGGGAGTTTCTCCCACAACAGTATCCAGGGTATTAAATAACCGAGGATACATCAGCGAAGAAACAAGAAAAAAAGTATATGATGCTATGGAAGAGATCAATTATTATCCAAATGAGATTGCCAGAGCGTTGTTAAATAACAGAACGTATTTTGTCGGGGTTATCGTTCCTACTGTAACATCACCATTTCATGGAGAAGTTGTAGAACAGATAGAATATTATTTATCACAGAAAAATTATAAGATGCTTCTGTGTAACAGCAAAAATCAGATGGATACAGAGAAAGCCTATATTGATATGCTAAGACGCAATCAGGTAGATGGAATGATCGTTGGAACACATAACGCAGTCGTAGAGACATACTCCAAGTTAAAGATGCCAGTCGTAGGAATTGACCGTTATCTTGGAGAACATATTCCAGTCGTTTCATGTGATAACTATGCAGCAGGGCAGATGGCAACCAGACATTTGATCGATAAAGGATGTCAGCACATTTTATGTATCCGAGGAAACAGTAAATTAAAGATGCCAGGTAACAATCGAAGTCAGGCTTATATTCAAGAGATGGAGAAAGTAGGGCTTCCTCAGATGATTTTAGAAGTACCGTTCATCATGGAGAATGTGGAGAAGCAAAAACTTATTTATGATATGTTAAATGCACACCCTGAGATTGACGGTATTTTTGCAGGAGATGATTCGCTTGCAGTGATCGCACTTCATGTCGCAAGGCAAAAAGGAATCAATATTCCGAAAGATCTAAAGATCATCGGAGTAGATGGAACAAAGCAGATTTTAGGATTTGTTCCAGAACTGACAACGATCCAGCAGCCAGTTAAACAGATTGCAAAGGTAGCGGTGGATAAGCTGATCGATCTGATTGAAGGAAAAACAGCAGAAAGCTGTATGGATCTTCCAGTAAAATTACTGGAAGGACAGACAACATAA